A section of the Euzebya rosea genome encodes:
- a CDS encoding substrate-binding domain-containing protein: MSRRANLAAVLLVLSLLAAACIPGGGGDDPSTDTAAEGEFSDADPGDCVTVDIAVSSEKIDLMNDLAREFNDAGEEIDGRCIFVRPLRKASGSAATLLAEGWDEDLEGPRPVIWSPAGSAWGGVLNQQLIDAGQAPIAPTDFEPFMLTPLVIAMPEPMAEALGYPEEPVGWNDLLELSQNPEGWAAYGHPEWGPFRLGKTNPNFSTSGLAALIAQYYALAGKTRGLTGEDISRADVVDNARTIESAVVHYGDTTLTFLNNWYRNDVRGTALTYASAVAIEEVSLINYNRGNPDGVIEPGEEVVPPRIPLVAIYPEEGTLFSDNPFFVLEDAEWVDADEVAAARVFTDFVQRPENQERVLEFGFRPGNIEVPIGDPIIAENGVDPAQPTTTLEVPEPGVLVDLIEQWGRTRKAAQVLLVLDVSGSMADFASDDGSRETKLDLATRAATTALEQFIDDDIVGLRTFSTDIAIDADGQPLDYLDVVPLGPVRQNEAALQQALAGLFPVAGTPLYTVTRDSFADIVEVYDPTRINAVVLLTDGVNDDPRNSDLGGLLTYLEEQARGETAAQVRVFPIGYGRDADFNVLEQIAVATNATSYDASDPRSIDQVFTAVISNF, from the coding sequence ATGTCACGCCGAGCCAACCTTGCCGCCGTGCTGCTCGTGCTGTCGCTGCTCGCCGCAGCCTGCATCCCCGGCGGCGGGGGCGACGACCCGTCGACCGACACCGCAGCCGAGGGCGAGTTCTCCGACGCGGATCCCGGGGACTGCGTCACGGTGGACATCGCGGTGTCGAGCGAGAAGATCGACCTGATGAACGACCTCGCCCGGGAGTTCAACGACGCCGGTGAGGAGATCGACGGCCGCTGCATCTTCGTCCGCCCGCTCCGCAAGGCGTCCGGCAGCGCGGCCACGCTGCTCGCCGAGGGCTGGGACGAGGACCTCGAGGGGCCGCGGCCCGTCATCTGGTCGCCGGCCGGGTCGGCCTGGGGCGGTGTGCTCAACCAGCAGCTGATCGACGCAGGACAGGCGCCGATCGCGCCGACCGACTTCGAACCGTTCATGCTGACCCCGCTGGTCATCGCGATGCCGGAGCCGATGGCCGAGGCGCTGGGGTATCCCGAGGAGCCCGTCGGCTGGAACGACCTGCTCGAGCTGAGCCAGAACCCCGAGGGCTGGGCCGCCTACGGCCATCCCGAATGGGGGCCCTTCCGCCTCGGCAAGACCAACCCGAACTTCTCCACCTCCGGGCTGGCCGCCCTCATCGCGCAGTACTACGCGCTGGCCGGCAAGACCCGCGGGTTGACCGGCGAGGACATCTCGCGTGCCGACGTGGTCGACAACGCGCGCACCATCGAGAGCGCCGTCGTGCACTACGGCGACACGACCCTGACCTTCCTCAACAACTGGTACCGCAACGACGTCCGTGGGACGGCGCTGACCTACGCCTCGGCGGTGGCCATCGAGGAGGTCAGCCTCATCAACTACAACCGCGGCAACCCCGACGGCGTCATCGAACCCGGTGAGGAGGTCGTGCCGCCACGCATCCCGCTGGTCGCGATCTACCCCGAGGAGGGGACGCTGTTCAGCGACAACCCGTTCTTCGTGCTCGAGGACGCCGAATGGGTCGACGCCGACGAGGTCGCAGCCGCACGGGTGTTCACCGACTTCGTGCAGCGTCCGGAGAACCAGGAGCGCGTGCTGGAGTTCGGGTTCCGTCCGGGCAACATCGAGGTGCCGATCGGTGATCCGATCATCGCGGAGAACGGCGTCGACCCCGCCCAGCCGACCACCACGCTGGAGGTCCCGGAGCCGGGCGTCCTCGTCGACCTGATCGAGCAATGGGGACGAACCCGCAAGGCCGCCCAGGTCCTGCTGGTGCTCGACGTCTCGGGGTCCATGGCCGACTTCGCCTCCGACGACGGGTCACGCGAGACCAAGCTCGACCTGGCGACCCGGGCGGCCACGACGGCACTGGAGCAGTTCATCGACGACGACATCGTCGGACTGCGCACGTTCTCCACCGACATCGCGATCGACGCCGACGGGCAGCCGCTGGACTACCTCGACGTGGTGCCACTCGGTCCGGTCCGCCAGAACGAAGCGGCGTTGCAGCAGGCCCTCGCCGGGTTGTTCCCGGTGGCCGGCACGCCGCTGTACACCGTGACCCGGGACAGCTTCGCCGACATCGTCGAGGTCTACGACCCCACGCGAATCAACGCCGTCGTGCTGCTGACCGACGGCGTCAACGACGATCCCCGCAACTCCGACCTGGGGGGCCTGCTGACCTACCTCGAGGAGCAGGCCCGCGGCGAGACCGCCGCGCAGGTGCGTGTCTTCCCCATCGGCTACGGGCGCGACGCCGACTTCAACGTGCTCGAGCAGATCGCCGTGGCGACCAACGCGACCAGCTACGACGCGTCCGACCCGCGGTCCATCGACCAGGTCTTCACCGCGGTGATCTCCAACTTCTGA
- a CDS encoding substrate-binding domain-containing protein: MKQALAFVVAVALVGGAWFVRTEFIAPTDDPGGTDPAEDVAEQPVTGLAVACDAVLGTACPAGSARLGSQALVDAFSTPDVAHDVLVAPTVVVEMIEESGRSTTTLSDDRRVVATSPIVLVVASGRETDVMDCGPTWTCASSLVTTGDLRPAFADPSTDTEGIAGVAALAGGYFAEAGAPFNLTGFSTGGFIGWLDAVQRESTVSPSGVENIIRFAGSQNDSAVVTEAEALDVTGRAAQNVPVILYPEPVASLAVVAVAVGDADPDDARDVGEQVGAQLRDAGWRGPDGASADGGPAVGEDDGLPSGGVLVALRQRWEQ; this comes from the coding sequence ATGAAGCAGGCGCTGGCGTTCGTCGTCGCGGTCGCCCTCGTCGGCGGCGCGTGGTTCGTGCGGACCGAGTTCATCGCCCCGACCGACGACCCGGGCGGCACCGACCCGGCCGAGGATGTCGCCGAGCAACCCGTGACCGGCCTGGCGGTCGCGTGCGACGCCGTGCTCGGCACCGCCTGTCCCGCCGGCTCGGCGCGGCTGGGCAGCCAGGCCCTGGTCGACGCCTTCAGCACCCCCGACGTCGCCCACGACGTGCTGGTCGCCCCGACGGTCGTGGTGGAGATGATCGAGGAGTCGGGACGGAGCACCACGACCCTGTCAGACGATCGTCGAGTCGTGGCGACCTCGCCGATCGTGCTGGTCGTCGCGTCGGGTCGGGAGACGGACGTCATGGACTGCGGACCGACGTGGACCTGCGCATCGTCGTTGGTGACGACCGGTGACCTGCGACCGGCGTTCGCGGACCCGTCGACCGACACCGAGGGCATCGCCGGCGTGGCTGCCCTGGCGGGCGGCTACTTCGCCGAGGCGGGTGCGCCGTTCAACCTGACGGGCTTCTCCACCGGTGGCTTCATCGGCTGGCTGGACGCGGTGCAGCGCGAGAGCACGGTCAGCCCCTCGGGGGTGGAGAACATCATCCGCTTCGCCGGGTCGCAGAACGACAGCGCGGTGGTCACCGAGGCAGAGGCGCTGGACGTCACCGGACGGGCCGCGCAGAACGTGCCGGTCATCCTGTATCCCGAGCCGGTCGCGTCCCTGGCGGTCGTGGCGGTCGCCGTGGGCGACGCCGATCCCGACGATGCCCGCGACGTCGGCGAGCAGGTGGGGGCGCAGCTCCGCGACGCCGGCTGGCGGGGCCCGGACGGGGCGTCCGCTGACGGCGGCCCGGCCGTGGGCGAGGACGACGGGCTGCCCTCGGGTGGAGTCCTGGTCGCCCTTCGGCAACGATGGGAGCAGTAG
- a CDS encoding PspA/IM30 family protein yields MFKLIKRSWNYLVALFTGKFNEAADPKVQLEQAILEAQEQHRKLKEQAANVIANQKQTEMRLNRSMEELEKVTRSARQAVLMAEDATKKGDAKKAQEYTAAAESFANRLISIEHEVENLKALSLQSAQAADQAKSAVQQNSTALQKKLAERQQLMGQLDQAKMQEQMNSAMASLSEQVGQDTPTFDEVRDKIERRYAQAKGAQELQGESIEGRMLEIEQAALNTEAQARLSEIRSQLGLDGASEAAPAAEPQVESGETA; encoded by the coding sequence ATGTTCAAGCTGATCAAGAGGTCCTGGAACTACCTCGTGGCGTTGTTCACGGGGAAGTTCAACGAGGCCGCCGATCCGAAGGTCCAGCTCGAGCAGGCGATCCTCGAGGCGCAGGAGCAGCACCGGAAGCTGAAGGAGCAGGCGGCCAACGTGATCGCCAACCAGAAGCAGACCGAGATGCGCCTGAACCGGTCGATGGAGGAGCTCGAGAAGGTCACTCGGTCCGCCCGTCAGGCCGTGCTGATGGCCGAGGACGCCACCAAGAAGGGTGACGCCAAGAAGGCGCAGGAGTACACCGCCGCGGCGGAGTCCTTCGCCAACCGCCTGATCTCCATCGAGCACGAGGTGGAGAACCTCAAGGCGCTGTCGCTGCAGTCCGCGCAGGCCGCCGACCAGGCGAAGTCCGCCGTGCAGCAGAACTCCACCGCCCTGCAGAAGAAGCTGGCAGAGCGCCAGCAGCTCATGGGGCAGCTCGACCAGGCCAAGATGCAGGAGCAGATGAACTCCGCGATGGCCTCGTTGTCGGAGCAGGTGGGGCAGGACACACCGACCTTCGACGAGGTCCGCGACAAGATCGAGCGGCGCTACGCACAGGCCAAGGGTGCGCAGGAGCTCCAGGGCGAATCGATCGAGGGTCGGATGCTCGAGATCGAGCAGGCCGCACTCAACACCGAGGCCCAGGCGCGCCTGTCGGAGATCCGCTCCCAGCTGGGGCTGGACGGGGCCAGCGAGGCCGCTCCGGCCGCCGAACCACAGGTCGAATCGGGCGAGACGGCCTGA